The Vibrio syngnathi DNA window ATCATTGGTTCAATTAAAGCCAAAGGCTTCGCATTACTGAATGAAAAGCTTGTTCACGTTAATCACATCCCATTACTGGTGATTGGCAAAAACGATTACCCGGTAGAGGAGCTCACTAACTTTGTTGGTGAACTTGAACTTCCTCTTAACTACCCGCAATTAAGTGATGCATTAAGGCACTGTAAAGAATTCTTGGGCCGCAAAGGGGTTCAAATTCTACCTTCGGCACGCAAGAACACATTGTTTCGTAGCCTCGTTGGGCAAAGTGTTAGCATCCAAGAAGTTCGTCACCTGATTGAACAAGTCTCGTCTACTGAAGCTAACGTACTGATTCTTGGCGAGTCAGGAACGGGCAAAGAAGTTGTAGCACGTAATGTTCACTATCATTCTAAACGTCGTTCTGGGCCTTTCGTACCCGTAAATTGTGGCGCTATCCCGCCAGACTTGCTCGAAAGTGAATTGTTTGGTCATGAGAAGGGCGCGTTTACTGGTGCAATTACCGCACGTAAGGGCCGTTTTGAATTAGCTGAAGGTGGCACGCTGTTTCTTGATGAAATTGGTGATATGCCAATGGCGATGCAAGTTAAATTGCTCCGTGTTTTACAAGAGCGCTGTTTTGAGCGTGTAGGTGGCAATAGCACTATTCAAGCTGATGTTCGAGTGATTGCTGCAACACACCGCAATCTTGAAAGCATGATTGAAGACGATTTATTCCGCGAAGATCTTTACTACCGCTTGAATGTCTTCCCAATTGAAATGCCATCGCTTCAAGACAGAAAAGAAGATGTTCCTCTATTGCTGCAGGAGCTGATGACCAGAATGGAAGCTGAAGGTGGCATGCCAATCTGTTTTACTCCTCGCGCAATCAATTCTTTAATGGAGCATTGCTGGCCGGGCAACGTTCGCGAATTAGCTAATTTGGTTGAGCGAATGGTTATTCTGTATCCAAATAGCTTGGTTGATGTGAATCATCTTCCAACTAAATATAGATACAGTGATATCCCTGAGTTCCAACCTGAGTTTAATAATTTTGCATCCGAGGAAGAGCAAGAGCGAGATGCTCTTTCTGACTTGTTCTCGGAAGACTTCAGTTTTGAGCAGCACGATGAGCTTGCTGACAATGCGAATGCACCTCAAGATTTACCCGCTGAAGGGGTTAATTTGAAAGAGCTGCTCGCTGATATGGAAGTGAATATGATCAATCAAGCGTTGGAGGCTCAGGGTGGTATTGTTGCTCGCGCTGCTGACATGCTTGGAATGCGCAGAACCACTCTGGTTGAAAAAATGCGTAAATATAACTTGCAGCGTTAGTGGCTATTTTTGACGAAGACAAAAACTAGCACACACATTTTAGCTTTTTGGCAACTTTAGCTAAACGAACAGATAAACCATAGTCGAGTTGTTGCTTGCTTAACTATGTGATAAATATAGCAAATAGCCTGACTTGTGTTGTACATGTCAGGCTGTTTTAGTATTTGAGGCAAATTTTTGACATGCACCTATCTAACGAACCAGAAAATCAATCACATTTAGATTCTGTTGAGCAACAGGTTGAGCGCTATAAGCAAGTGCTTGATGTGATGCCAGCAGGGGTCATCTTGTTAGATACAGATGGTGAGGTGAGAGAGGCCAATCCTGAAGCGCATCGTATTCTCGGAGTAGAATTGGTTGGTGAGAAGTGGTTTTCGGTAATACAAAATGCCTTTGAACCAAGAGACGATGATGGTCATGAGATCTCGTTGAAAAATGGGCGAAAAGTACGTTTGGCCATTTCAGCCTCGACTACCGGTCAGCTTATTTTAATTACCGACCTCACGGAAACTCGTTTATTACAGTCTCGAGTGAGCGATCTTCAGCGTTTATCTTCACTGGGTAGAATGGTGGCCTCGCTTGCTCATCAGGTTCGTACGCCGCTTTCTAGTGCGATGCTGTATGCATCAAACCTTGCCGCGCCAAACTTGCCGCCGGCAACAAAAACGCGTTTCCAATCTAAGCTGATGGATAGACTGCATGATTTAGAGAAACAGGTGAATGATATGTTGTTGTTTGCCAAAGGTGGCGACAATAAGGTGGTTAAGCCATTTACCATCGCGGAATTAATCATCGAGTTTCATCCTATGGTTGAGGCAGCGTTAAAAAGCAACCAGATTGATTATTGTCAGGAAGTTGAAGATGAAGAGACTCAAATGTTTGGCAACGCCAATGCTATCGCTTCTGCTTTAAGTAATCTGGTTTTGAACGCGGTTCAAATTGCGGGTAAGAAATCGCAGATAGATGTGTTTTTTAGGCCGGTAAACGGTGAACTTAAGATATCAGTACAAGACAGTGGCCCCGGTGTACCCAAAGAACTTCAAGGTAAAATTATGGAACCTTTCTTTACCACTCGTTCTCAAGGTACAGGTCTAGGTTTAGCGGTTGTACAAATGGTATGTCGAGCACATGACGGTCGACTGGAATTGATATCAGAAGAAGGCGATGGTGCATGCTTTACCATGTGTCTACCGTTGGAAAGAAATGCTTCTTCTGAAGACTAATAAGTTTTAACTGAATTTACACTGGAGAATCCTATGGCTCAAAGCAAAGTGTTAATCGTCGAAGATGATGAAGGTCTACGCGAAGCCCTTGTCGATACACTCGCGCTTGCTGGTTACGAATGGCTGGAAGCGGATTGTGCGGAAGATGCTCTGGTAAAATTGAAATCAAACTCTGTTGATATCGTTGTCTCTGATGTACAGATGGCAGGTATGGGCGGTTTAGCATTGCTAAGAAACATCAAGCAGCATTGGCCAAATCTTCCGGTGCTATTGATGACGGCCTATGCCAACATTGAAGATGCGGTCGCGGCAATGAAAGAAGGCGCTATCGATTACATGGCAAAGCCATTTGCGCCAGAAGTGCTGTTAAACATGGTGAGCCGTTACGCTCCCGTAAAGTCGGATGACAATGGCGATGCTATCGTTGCCGATGAGAAAAGCATTAAGTTAATGATGCTGGCTGACAAAGTGGCTAAAACCGATGCCAACGTGATGGTGCTAGGGCCAAGTGGTTCCGGTAAAGAAGTCATGTCTCGCTATATTCATAACGCCTCGAGCCGTAAAGACGGTCCGTTTGTTGCGATTAACTGTGCCGCGATTCCAGATAACATGTTGGAAGCGACACTATTTGGCTACGATAAAGGAGCGTTCACTGGTGCGATTCAAGCTTGCCCTGGCAAATTTGAGCAAGCTCAAGGCGGTACTATTTTGTTGGATGAGATCAGTGAAATGGATCTTAGCCTACAAGCGAAACTACTGCGTGTGTTGCAAGAGCGCGAAGTTGAACGTCTTGGCAGTCGTAAGAGCATCAAACTGGATGTCCGTGTTCTAGCAACCAGTAACCGCGACCTAAAACAGTATGTTTCTGAAGGGAATTTCCGTGAAGATTTATACTACCGACTGAATGTATTTCCAATTACTTGGCCAGCACTGTGTGAACGTAAAGGCGATATCGAGCCGCTTGCGAAGCATTTGGTTGAGCGTCATTGTACCAAGCTTGGAATGCCTGTTCCTGTTCTGTCTGAGCAAGCCATTAGTAAACTCGTCAATTATCCGTGGCCGGGTAATGTGCGTGAACTGGATAATGTCGTGCAGCGTGCTCTAATTTTGAGTGAGCAAGAAAATATTTCAGGAGAACACATCTTACTCGAAGGTGTGGACTGGCAAGACGCAACTGGCTTACAGCAAATTGTTGAAGGCAGCAGTGTTGCAGCCCCAGAAATTAAGCCGATTGCCGAAGCGAATCCTATCGGTAAAGTTGCAGCAAGCAGTGAAGGACTTGGAAATGAGCTTCGAGATCAAGAGTATGCAATTATTCTTGAAACATTGATCGCTTGTCATGGCCGACGTAAAGATATGGCTGAAAAGCTAGGTATTAGCCCTCGTACATTGCGCTATAAATTAGCGAAAATGCGTGATGCTGGAATAGACATTCCAAATTGAAGATAAATTAGTAGTGTCAGCTTTCTGACTGGTGTATTACGATAGCTAGTCAAATTGATGCATGGCACGTTAATTGCTCTGTCAATAATAAAGCTAAATAGATAGTCATAATTTTGACTCCTGAGGTAGTAAATGAGAATAGATGGTTTACAAGGCGAAATGCAGGCAATGATGGTTGAAGCTGCCAGTACGCGTCCTGCTGCAACAGGGCAAGCGGTCGGTGCAGATTTTGGCAACATGCTGACGAATGCCATCAATAATGTGAACTCATTACAAAAGACCTCTGGTAATCTTCAAACTCGTTTTGATAGTGGCGATCAAAGCGTGTCTTTATCTGACGTGATGATTGCTCGTAATAAATCTAGTGTGGCTTTTGAAGCGACGATCCAAATTAGAAATAAATTGGTCGAATCGTACAAAGAGCTGATGAATATGCCGGTATAAGTTGGGTAGTTAAATAGTGGCAGATAACAGTCAAACAACAGATTTAACCGTAAGCGATAGCAATGACCACGCACTTATTGCAGGTTCTGAGCTAGACGGAGAAGGGCAAAATACCGATTTAGGTGAGCGCAGTTCATCGAAGTTCGACATGTCTGTCGGTGATCTCGACTTGCTTCGTCAAGTCGTCTTAGTCCTTTCTATCTCGATCTGTGTAGCGCTTATTGTAATGCTGTTTTTCTGGGTAAAAGAACCAGAAATGCGTCCATTAGGCGCTTACGAAACAGAAGAGTTGATCCCGGTTCTTGATTACTTGGACACACAGAAAATTGAGTACTCTCTTGAAGGGAACACGATCTCGGTACCGGCAAGTGAATATAATTCATTAAAGCTTAATATGGTTCGAGCTGGTTTGAACCAAGAGCGAAACACCGGTGATGACATTCTCATGCAAGACATGGGTTTTGGTGTATCACAACGTTTAGAGAAAGAGCGTCTTAAATTAAGCCGTGAAAGACAGCTCGCTAAAGCTATTGAACAGATGAAGCAGGTACGTAAAGCTCAAGTTTTACTTGCCTTACCTAAGCAAAGTGTCTTTGTTCGTCACAATCAAGAAGCCTCTGCCTCAGTATTCCTGACACTTAAAACGGGGACGAACCTCAAGCAGCAAGAAGTTGATTCTGTTGTGGACATGGTGGCTAGTGCCGTTCCGGGGATGAAAACTTCGCGAATTACGGTGACCGATCAGCATGGCCGACTTTTGAGCTCTGGCTCTCAGGATCCAATGTCAGCGGCACGCCGAAAAGAGCACGAGTTAGAGCGTAATCAAGAGCAAGCGCTGCGTGAAAAAATTGACTCTATTTTGATCCCGATTCTAGGGTTTGGCAATTACACGGCTCAGGTTGATATTCAACTCGACTTTAGTGCTGTGGAACAAACAAGAAAGCGTTTTGATCCAAATACTCCAGCAACCCGAAGTGAATACACATTAGAAGACTATAATAACGGCAACGTTGTGGCTGGTATTCCAGGGGCTTTGAGTAACCAGCCTCCTGCTGATGCTTCGATTCCTCAGGATGTGGCTCAGATGAAAGATGGTACGATGATGGGGCAAGGTTCGGTTCACAAAGAAGCGACCCGCAACTTTGAGCTGGACACGACCATTAGTCATGAGCGAAAACAGAGCGGCACGGTTAATCGTCAGACCGTATCTGTCGCAATCAAAGATCGCCAATCATTGAACCCTGATACGGGAGAAGTGGTTCACACCCCAATTCCAGCAAGCGAAATTAACGCGATACGTCAGGTATTGATTGGAACTGTGGGTTTTGATGAAAACCGCGGTGATTTACTCAATGTTTTAAGCATGCAATTTGCACCTCAAGTAACGGATATTGTTGCTGACGTACCAATTTGGGAGCATCAACACTTTAATGATTGGGTTCGTTGGTTTGCGAGTGCGTTGGTTATTATTGTTGTCGTATTGGTGCTTGTTCGCCCTGCAATGAAAAAACTGCTTAACCCAGCAGCAGACGATGACGAGCAAATGTACGGACCCGACGGCATGCCAATTGGTGCTGACGGCGAAACTAGTTTAATTGGTGGTGATATTGAAGGTGGTGAGTTATTTGAATTTGGTTCAAGTATCGACCTACCTAACCTTCACAAAGATGAGGACGTACTGAAAGCAGTACGTGCACTTGTAGCGAATGAACCAGAGCTAGCAGCTCAAGTAGTTAAGAATTGGGTGGCAGATGGCTAACGAAATTGTTCCACAACAAGCAGAAGGTGGTGAGCTTGATGTCGCAAGTGTCGATATCGAGTCTATCTCAGGCGAAGAGCGCGCTGCGATCTTGTTGCTAAGTTTAAGTGAAGAAGATGCTGCGGGTATCATTCGCCATCTAGAACCTAAACAGGTTCAGCGTGTTGGTAGTGCAATGGCACGTTCAACGGATTGGTCTCAAGAAAAAGTAGGTGCTGTGCACCGCGCTTTCTTAGATGATATTCAGAAGTACACCAACATCGGTATGGGCAGTGAAGACTTCATGCGTAATGCGTTGGTGGCTGCTCTAGGTGAAGATAAGGCGAATAACCTTGTTGATCAGATCCTTTTAGGTACTGGTTCTAAAGGTTTGGATTCTCTTAAGTGGATGGATCCTCGTCAGGTGGCAAGCATCATCATTAACGAGCACCCACAGATTCAAACGATCGTATTATCTTATCTGGAATCGGATCAGTCTGCGGAGATCTTATCTCAATTCCCTGAGCGTGTTCGCCTTGATTTGATGATGCGTATTGCTAACCTTGAAGAAGTTCAACCTTCAGCTCTCGCTGAATTGAATGAAATCATGGAGAAACAGTTTGCGGGTCAAGCGGGTGCTCAAGCTGCCAAAATTGGTGGCCTGAAAGCCGCTGCTGAGATCATGAACTACATGGACAATAATGTAGAAGGCATCTTGATGGGGCAAATTCGAGATCAAGACGAAGACATGGCAACGCAGATCCAAGATCTTATGTTTGTCTTTGAAAACCTTATTGAAGTTGATGACCAAGGTGTTCAGCGATTGCTGCGTGATGTTCCACAAGACGTTCTACAGAAAGCGCTTAAAGGTGCTGATGAAAGCCTACGTGAGAAGATCTTCAAGAACATGTCTACGCGTGCAGCTGATATGATGAGAGACGATATTGAGGCGATGCCGCCAGTTAAAGTCTCTGATGTAGAAGCGGCTCAGAAAGAGATCTTGGGTATTGCGAGGAAGATGGCAGACAGTGGCGAGATTATGCTGTCTGGTGGCGCCGACGAGTTCCTTTAATACAGAAACCTCAAGAGCCCCACATTGTTGGGGCTTTTCTTTATCCAGCCTCAAACCACAGATTAACTACCGTGTAATTGCTTGAATCTACAACGCAGTTGGACGCACTCATAGATAGGTACTGATATGTCAGGTGATAGAAAACGCGGCTTCCTTCGCCCTGAAGAAGATAATACGGTTGCCCAGCCTCAGAAATGGGGGCTGCCTGACTATACCTCTGATGTGAATAAGCAAGCCAAAGAAACGGCTTTTAACTACGATCCTGGTTGGATGCCGACGGTTGAAGAAGCCATCGAAGATGAAGAACTGGTTCTAACTGAAGACCAAATCGAACTGATCAAGCAAGGGGCTTATCAAGAAGGGCTTCATCAAGGGCAAGAAGCTGGTTTTAAACAAGGGTACGACAAAGGCAAAGAAGAAGGGTTTGCTGCAGGCCACGAAGAAGGCAACCAAGCCGGAAAACTTGAAGGTGTGACTGCGGGTCAAGAGTACATTCAACAGCAAGTTGCCATCTTTATGGGACTCGCCAACCAATTCGCTCAACCATTAGAGTTGATGAATGCTCAGGTTGAGAAGCAATTGGTCGACATGGTACTGACCATGGTTAAAGAAGTGGTTCATGTTGAAGTGCAAACCAACCCACAAATTATATTAGATACCGTGAAAGAATCGGTAGAGTCACTGCCAATCTCAGGTCACGCGATCACATTGAAGCTAAACCCTGAAGACGTTGCAATAATACGCTCAGCGTATGGTGAAACGGAATTGGACTGTCGTAATTGGACGTTGGTATCAGAGCCTGCACTTAACCGTGGTGATGTCCAAATTGAAGCGGGTGAGTCGAGTGTTAATTACCGCATGGAAGAGCGCGTGAAGAACGTCATTCAAAGCTTCTGTGGTGTAAACCGTCATCAAGGTCATGAGTAATGCTTGAGTTGGCGAACCGTCTCAGTCAATACAAAGTCGAAGGACTAAAGTCGCGACCAATTGCTTCAGGCAAACTCGTTCGTGTTGTTGGTCTAACGCTTGAGGCGACCGGCTGTAAAGCACCTATCGGCAGCTTATGCTTGGTCGAAACCATGTCTGGTCAGATGGAGGCCGAAGTCGTCGGCTTCTCTGGCGATAACCTGTTTTTGATGCCGAGTGAACAAATTACTGGGATCTTACCAGGTGCTCGCGTGACACCGATGACATCAGAAAGCGGTATCCCTGTTGGAATGGAGTTACTTGGTCGTGTTATCGATGGTGTCGGTAATCCACTTGATGGGCTAGGTCCAATCTATACCGAGCAACGCGCTTCATTTAACGCCGAGCCAATCAACCCTTTAGCTCGTAAACCTATCTCTGAGCCACTTGACGTTGGCTTGAAAGCGATTAATGGCTTGTTAACGGTGGGCAAAGGGCAGCGTATCGGCTTGTTTGCGGGTT harbors:
- a CDS encoding sigma-54 dependent transcriptional regulator translates to MQGLAKLLVVDDNAQNRHNLSTILEFVGESCEVISSEQAHTVDWSLQWAGCIIGSIKAKGFALLNEKLVHVNHIPLLVIGKNDYPVEELTNFVGELELPLNYPQLSDALRHCKEFLGRKGVQILPSARKNTLFRSLVGQSVSIQEVRHLIEQVSSTEANVLILGESGTGKEVVARNVHYHSKRRSGPFVPVNCGAIPPDLLESELFGHEKGAFTGAITARKGRFELAEGGTLFLDEIGDMPMAMQVKLLRVLQERCFERVGGNSTIQADVRVIAATHRNLESMIEDDLFREDLYYRLNVFPIEMPSLQDRKEDVPLLLQELMTRMEAEGGMPICFTPRAINSLMEHCWPGNVRELANLVERMVILYPNSLVDVNHLPTKYRYSDIPEFQPEFNNFASEEEQERDALSDLFSEDFSFEQHDELADNANAPQDLPAEGVNLKELLADMEVNMINQALEAQGGIVARAADMLGMRRTTLVEKMRKYNLQR
- a CDS encoding sensor histidine kinase → MHLSNEPENQSHLDSVEQQVERYKQVLDVMPAGVILLDTDGEVREANPEAHRILGVELVGEKWFSVIQNAFEPRDDDGHEISLKNGRKVRLAISASTTGQLILITDLTETRLLQSRVSDLQRLSSLGRMVASLAHQVRTPLSSAMLYASNLAAPNLPPATKTRFQSKLMDRLHDLEKQVNDMLLFAKGGDNKVVKPFTIAELIIEFHPMVEAALKSNQIDYCQEVEDEETQMFGNANAIASALSNLVLNAVQIAGKKSQIDVFFRPVNGELKISVQDSGPGVPKELQGKIMEPFFTTRSQGTGLGLAVVQMVCRAHDGRLELISEEGDGACFTMCLPLERNASSED
- a CDS encoding sigma-54-dependent transcriptional regulator, whose amino-acid sequence is MAQSKVLIVEDDEGLREALVDTLALAGYEWLEADCAEDALVKLKSNSVDIVVSDVQMAGMGGLALLRNIKQHWPNLPVLLMTAYANIEDAVAAMKEGAIDYMAKPFAPEVLLNMVSRYAPVKSDDNGDAIVADEKSIKLMMLADKVAKTDANVMVLGPSGSGKEVMSRYIHNASSRKDGPFVAINCAAIPDNMLEATLFGYDKGAFTGAIQACPGKFEQAQGGTILLDEISEMDLSLQAKLLRVLQEREVERLGSRKSIKLDVRVLATSNRDLKQYVSEGNFREDLYYRLNVFPITWPALCERKGDIEPLAKHLVERHCTKLGMPVPVLSEQAISKLVNYPWPGNVRELDNVVQRALILSEQENISGEHILLEGVDWQDATGLQQIVEGSSVAAPEIKPIAEANPIGKVAASSEGLGNELRDQEYAIILETLIACHGRRKDMAEKLGISPRTLRYKLAKMRDAGIDIPN
- the fliE gene encoding flagellar hook-basal body complex protein FliE, coding for MRIDGLQGEMQAMMVEAASTRPAATGQAVGADFGNMLTNAINNVNSLQKTSGNLQTRFDSGDQSVSLSDVMIARNKSSVAFEATIQIRNKLVESYKELMNMPV
- the fliF gene encoding flagellar basal-body MS-ring/collar protein FliF, producing MADNSQTTDLTVSDSNDHALIAGSELDGEGQNTDLGERSSSKFDMSVGDLDLLRQVVLVLSISICVALIVMLFFWVKEPEMRPLGAYETEELIPVLDYLDTQKIEYSLEGNTISVPASEYNSLKLNMVRAGLNQERNTGDDILMQDMGFGVSQRLEKERLKLSRERQLAKAIEQMKQVRKAQVLLALPKQSVFVRHNQEASASVFLTLKTGTNLKQQEVDSVVDMVASAVPGMKTSRITVTDQHGRLLSSGSQDPMSAARRKEHELERNQEQALREKIDSILIPILGFGNYTAQVDIQLDFSAVEQTRKRFDPNTPATRSEYTLEDYNNGNVVAGIPGALSNQPPADASIPQDVAQMKDGTMMGQGSVHKEATRNFELDTTISHERKQSGTVNRQTVSVAIKDRQSLNPDTGEVVHTPIPASEINAIRQVLIGTVGFDENRGDLLNVLSMQFAPQVTDIVADVPIWEHQHFNDWVRWFASALVIIVVVLVLVRPAMKKLLNPAADDDEQMYGPDGMPIGADGETSLIGGDIEGGELFEFGSSIDLPNLHKDEDVLKAVRALVANEPELAAQVVKNWVADG
- the fliG gene encoding flagellar motor switch protein FliG produces the protein MANEIVPQQAEGGELDVASVDIESISGEERAAILLLSLSEEDAAGIIRHLEPKQVQRVGSAMARSTDWSQEKVGAVHRAFLDDIQKYTNIGMGSEDFMRNALVAALGEDKANNLVDQILLGTGSKGLDSLKWMDPRQVASIIINEHPQIQTIVLSYLESDQSAEILSQFPERVRLDLMMRIANLEEVQPSALAELNEIMEKQFAGQAGAQAAKIGGLKAAAEIMNYMDNNVEGILMGQIRDQDEDMATQIQDLMFVFENLIEVDDQGVQRLLRDVPQDVLQKALKGADESLREKIFKNMSTRAADMMRDDIEAMPPVKVSDVEAAQKEILGIARKMADSGEIMLSGGADEFL
- the fliH gene encoding flagellar assembly protein FliH — its product is MSGDRKRGFLRPEEDNTVAQPQKWGLPDYTSDVNKQAKETAFNYDPGWMPTVEEAIEDEELVLTEDQIELIKQGAYQEGLHQGQEAGFKQGYDKGKEEGFAAGHEEGNQAGKLEGVTAGQEYIQQQVAIFMGLANQFAQPLELMNAQVEKQLVDMVLTMVKEVVHVEVQTNPQIILDTVKESVESLPISGHAITLKLNPEDVAIIRSAYGETELDCRNWTLVSEPALNRGDVQIEAGESSVNYRMEERVKNVIQSFCGVNRHQGHE